Proteins co-encoded in one Cytobacillus sp. NJ13 genomic window:
- a CDS encoding YueI family protein, whose translation MAENIDDYLQQGIHGQKQTKPDERRKFLGSLRERVVIALKQPQMREDGIYPQVEEALKANSKAHLYLNGNMSYSYLSKYIKLASAYKVDYTIVTNKEHNSENGLVLAYDYAIDKPEIFVERKTVKAEAKKEKKGGLFAKLFKRK comes from the coding sequence TTGGCTGAAAATATAGATGATTATCTTCAACAGGGGATTCATGGACAAAAACAGACCAAGCCTGATGAGCGCCGCAAGTTTCTTGGCTCTCTTCGGGAGAGAGTGGTCATTGCCTTGAAGCAGCCGCAGATGAGAGAAGATGGAATCTATCCGCAGGTGGAAGAGGCCCTTAAAGCCAACAGCAAGGCTCATCTTTATCTGAATGGGAATATGAGCTACTCCTATTTATCAAAATATATAAAACTGGCTTCAGCCTATAAGGTTGACTATACAATTGTCACCAACAAGGAGCATAATTCGGAGAACGGGCTGGTTCTTGCCTATGACTATGCGATTGATAAACCGGAAATTTTTGTGGAGAGGAAAACAGTCAAAGCAGAAGCAAAAAAAGAAAAAAAGGGCGGCCTATTTGCCAAACTATTCAAGCGGAAATGA
- the aceA gene encoding isocitrate lyase: MADERVRQLQESWEMDERWNGVERPYTAEEVIKLRGSIDIEHTLARRGAEKLWKLVNEEDFVNALGALTGNQAVQQVKAGLKAIYLSGWQVAADANLSGNMYPDQSLYPANSVPSVVKRINQALQRADQIHHMEGDHSIDWFAPIVADAEAGFGGQLNVFELMKGMIESGAGGVHFEDQLSSEKKCGHLGGKVLLPTQTAVKNLISARLAADVMGVPTVIVARTDANAADLITSDVDPYDAPFITGERTPEGFFRTKAGLDQAIARGLAYAPYADLVWCETSEPDLDEARRFAEAIHEKFPGKLLAYNCSPSFNWKKKLDDETIAKFQVELGKMGYRFQFVTLAGFHALNHSMFELARGYKDRGMAAYSELQQAEFASETHGYTATRHQREVGTGYFDQVSMVITGGTSSTTALKGSTEEEQFTEKQEA, from the coding sequence ATGGCAGATGAAAGAGTGCGTCAGTTACAGGAAAGCTGGGAAATGGATGAACGCTGGAATGGAGTAGAAAGACCGTATACGGCTGAGGAAGTCATCAAATTAAGAGGGTCAATTGATATTGAACATACATTAGCGCGCCGTGGTGCAGAGAAGCTGTGGAAGCTTGTGAATGAAGAAGACTTCGTCAATGCATTAGGAGCATTAACGGGAAACCAGGCTGTCCAGCAGGTTAAGGCTGGGCTGAAGGCCATATACTTAAGCGGCTGGCAGGTTGCTGCAGATGCGAACCTGTCCGGAAATATGTACCCGGACCAAAGCCTATATCCGGCCAACAGTGTTCCGAGTGTAGTAAAAAGAATTAATCAGGCCCTTCAGCGAGCTGACCAGATTCATCATATGGAAGGCGATCATTCCATTGACTGGTTCGCTCCGATTGTAGCAGATGCGGAAGCAGGATTCGGCGGCCAGCTTAATGTATTTGAACTTATGAAAGGCATGATTGAATCGGGTGCCGGCGGCGTACACTTTGAGGACCAGCTATCTTCTGAGAAGAAATGCGGACACCTTGGCGGAAAGGTTTTGCTGCCAACCCAGACTGCTGTTAAGAATTTAATTTCTGCAAGATTGGCAGCGGATGTTATGGGCGTGCCGACTGTCATTGTTGCACGGACTGATGCCAACGCTGCAGACTTAATTACCAGCGATGTAGACCCTTATGATGCACCTTTCATTACCGGAGAACGCACACCTGAAGGTTTTTTCCGTACAAAGGCTGGGCTTGACCAAGCGATCGCTCGGGGATTGGCGTATGCTCCTTATGCAGACCTGGTATGGTGTGAAACATCTGAACCGGACCTTGATGAAGCGAGACGCTTTGCTGAAGCAATCCATGAGAAATTCCCCGGCAAGCTGTTAGCGTATAATTGCTCTCCTTCATTCAATTGGAAGAAAAAGCTCGATGATGAAACGATTGCAAAATTCCAGGTAGAGCTCGGAAAAATGGGCTACAGGTTCCAGTTTGTTACTTTGGCAGGATTCCATGCGCTAAACCATAGCATGTTTGAATTGGCTCGCGGCTATAAAGACCGCGGAATGGCTGCGTACTCTGAACTGCAGCAGGCCGAGTTTGCCAGCGAAACACATGGCTACACGGCGACAAGGCATCAGCGTGAAGTGGGTACCGGCTATTTTGACCAGGTTTCCATGGTCATTACTGGAGGTACCTCCTCGACAACTGCTTTAAAGGGATCCACTGAGGAAGAACAGTTTACTGAAAAGCAGGAAGCTTAA
- the putP gene encoding sodium/proline symporter PutP: protein MDINIPTLTSIIVYLVGMLLIGVLAARMTKDLSDYVLGGRRLGPGVAALSAGASDMSGWLMLGLPGAVYLGGMGEIWLPIGLSVGAYLNWQFVAKPLRVYTEVANDSITVPGYFENRFHDTSKILRVVSAIVILIFFTFYTSSSLVGGAILLENSFGMDYKVALWVGAAVILSYTIFGGFLAASWTDFVQGILMFLAMIIIPIAAIQELGGWNETMQTIGAMDSSYLDVYSGAPFVGVASLLAWGLGYFGQPHILVRFMGLRSTNDVPKARFIGMTWMIVSLFGALFVGFAGIAYFADAPLANSETVFIMFSQVLFNPWVAGFLLAAILSAIMSTVDSQLLVSSSALAQDFYKSIFRRNASKKEEMIVGRIAVLGIAIIAIFLGYNPESKVLELVSYAWAGFGAAFGPVIILSLFWKRMTRNGALAGIIVGAVTVIVWAQLTGGLFDLYELAPGFLFAGLAIIIVSLLDKAPSKEVQEQYNQYKSVLKN from the coding sequence ATGGATATTAATATACCAACGCTAACATCAATAATAGTCTATCTGGTTGGTATGCTTCTGATTGGCGTACTTGCTGCCAGAATGACTAAGGATTTATCTGATTATGTGTTAGGAGGAAGGCGTCTGGGACCGGGTGTCGCAGCATTGAGTGCAGGGGCTTCAGATATGAGTGGATGGCTGATGCTTGGCTTGCCTGGTGCCGTTTATTTAGGAGGTATGGGAGAGATTTGGCTTCCTATAGGGCTCTCAGTCGGCGCATATCTAAATTGGCAGTTTGTGGCCAAACCACTGCGTGTCTATACAGAGGTAGCAAACGATTCCATTACAGTACCTGGATATTTTGAAAACCGATTCCATGATACTTCGAAAATATTGCGCGTTGTATCTGCAATCGTTATTTTAATCTTTTTTACCTTTTATACTTCATCGAGCCTTGTCGGCGGGGCCATTTTATTAGAAAATTCATTTGGAATGGATTACAAGGTAGCGTTATGGGTCGGAGCAGCTGTTATCCTTTCTTATACAATCTTCGGCGGATTTCTGGCTGCCAGCTGGACGGATTTCGTTCAAGGGATTTTAATGTTCCTGGCTATGATTATTATACCGATTGCTGCCATTCAGGAGCTTGGCGGATGGAATGAGACTATGCAGACAATTGGGGCTATGGATTCTTCCTATTTAGATGTATATTCCGGTGCCCCTTTTGTTGGAGTAGCTTCACTATTAGCATGGGGATTAGGTTATTTTGGACAGCCGCATATCCTTGTCCGTTTTATGGGATTAAGATCCACCAATGATGTTCCAAAAGCACGTTTTATTGGTATGACCTGGATGATTGTTTCCTTATTCGGAGCTCTGTTTGTAGGTTTTGCCGGTATCGCCTATTTTGCAGATGCACCGCTTGCCAATTCTGAAACAGTATTTATCATGTTTTCACAAGTACTATTTAATCCATGGGTCGCTGGATTTTTATTAGCAGCCATTCTCTCAGCAATCATGAGCACCGTTGACTCTCAATTGCTCGTTTCTTCTAGTGCATTGGCACAGGATTTCTATAAATCCATCTTCAGAAGAAATGCTTCCAAAAAGGAAGAAATGATTGTTGGCAGAATTGCTGTACTGGGCATTGCCATTATTGCCATCTTCTTAGGGTATAACCCCGAAAGTAAGGTGCTGGAACTTGTCAGTTATGCTTGGGCCGGATTTGGTGCAGCCTTCGGGCCAGTTATCATCCTGAGCCTGTTCTGGAAACGCATGACACGGAATGGCGCCCTTGCCGGCATTATTGTTGGTGCCGTAACAGTAATTGTTTGGGCACAGCTTACCGGCGGATTGTTTGATTTGTATGAATTGGCGCCTGGCTTCCTATTTGCAGGTTTAGCGATCATCATCGTCAGCCTTCTGGATAAGGCACCTTCAAAAGAAGTTCAGGAGCAGTACAATCAATATAAGTCTGTCCTTAAAAATTAA
- a CDS encoding isochorismatase family cysteine hydrolase: MPNKALINIDYTNDFVAEDGALTCGMPGQLLEKKISELTQEFVANGHFTVFAIDVHDEGDIHHPETNLFPPHNIRNTDGRNLYGFLQEVYETNKEAENVYFMDKTRYSAFAGTDLEIKLRERGVEEVHLVGVCTDICVLHTAVDAYNKGFKIVIHKDAVASFDQEGHEWALRHFAKTLGAEVI, from the coding sequence CTGAGGACGGTGCCCTGACATGCGGTATGCCTGGACAGCTGCTGGAAAAGAAAATCTCAGAGCTCACACAAGAGTTTGTCGCAAATGGGCATTTCACTGTTTTTGCTATTGATGTTCATGATGAAGGGGATATCCATCACCCAGAAACGAATTTATTCCCGCCGCATAATATCAGGAACACGGACGGAAGAAATCTTTATGGGTTTCTGCAGGAGGTTTATGAAACGAACAAGGAAGCTGAGAATGTTTATTTTATGGATAAAACAAGATATTCCGCATTTGCAGGAACCGATCTCGAGATAAAACTGAGGGAGCGCGGTGTAGAGGAAGTGCATCTGGTCGGTGTATGTACCGACATTTGCGTGCTTCATACGGCAGTCGATGCTTATAATAAAGGATTTAAAATAGTGATTCATAAAGATGCTGTCGCATCATTTGACCAGGAGGGCCATGAGTGGGCCTTAAGGCATTTTGCAAAGACCCTTGGAGCAGAAGTAATTTAA